One part of the Gadus macrocephalus chromosome 8, ASM3116895v1 genome encodes these proteins:
- the LOC132462653 gene encoding protein FAM131A-like isoform X1, protein MRWSSRSRQRRRHRQEESLEGIEMIPKSGKSPAESRKAVGIHEFAALARSSLNGISQAMRDHVTKPTSLAQGRVAHLIEWKGWPRPSDPPPSTLSHFSSYCHLSEGEKEARFAAGVAEQFAIAEAKLRAWASVDDDEEEEDFNDEDAQYDEPDQTFPRQDTSDFASFGLDSGVPRQAVIDGGEAPPPFACAGSSRDPPPAAPSDPCSALTLSPALPGDSTREEEGEEGEKEEMHGGPVKQKEVALQHGDAYLAHKEEWPRRSSRFDSCYSTSHSESPGEEEEDEEEEEEEDEDGGVFHAVRVWRCHPKGFFSDRASSGVASFDEEQEEVVEEVAEMERKWKEKEHLM, encoded by the exons ATGCGCTGGTCATCCAGGAGTAGGCAGAGAAGGCGCCACcgacaggaggag AGTTTAGAGGGGATTGAAATGATTCCAAAGTCAGGAAAGTCTCCAGCAGAATCCAGGAAAGCGGTCGGCATCCATGAGTTTGCCGCTCTGGCCCGGTCGTCTCTGAACG GCATCTCTCAGGCCATGAGGGACCATGTGACCAAGCCCACATCGCTGGCCCAGGGACGGGTAGCCCACCTCATCGAGTGGAAGGGCTGGCCGAGACCCTcggaccctcccccctccaccctgtccCACTTCAGCTCCTACTGTCACCTgagcgagggggagaaggaAGCTCGCTTTGCTGCAG gtgTAGCGGAGCAGTTTGCCATCGCCGAGGCCAAGTTGCGGGCCTGGGCGTCCGTggacgacgacgaggaagaggaggacttcAACGACGAGGACGCCCAGTACGATGAACCGGATCAGACGTTCCCCAGACAGGACACCTCAG actTTGCCTCGTTCGGCCTGGATTCCGGAGTCCCACGACAGGCTGTGATTGACGGCGgcgaagccccgcccccctttgCATGCGCCGGTTCGAGCCGCGACCCACCGCCGGCCGCCCCCAGTGACCCGTGTTCCGCCCTGACCCTCTCCCCTGCTCTGCCCGGCGACAGcactagggaggaggagggggaggagggggaaaaagaggagatgcaCGGCGGCCCTGTGAAGCAGAAGGAGGTGGCCCTTCAGCACGGCGACGCCTACCTGGCCCACAAGGAGGAGTGGCCTCGCAGGAGCAGCAGGTTTGACTCCTGCTACTCCACCTCCCACTCAGAGTCcccaggagaagaggaggaggatgaagaggaggaggaggaggaggatgaggatggaggGGTGTTCCACGCGGTCAGGGTGTGGCGCTGCCACCCCAAAGGGTTCTTCTCTGACCGCGCCTCCTCGGGCGTGGCCTCCTTtgacgaggagcaggaggaggtggtggaggaggtggccgagatggagagaaagtggAAGGAAAAGGAGCATTTGATGTGA
- the LOC132462653 gene encoding protein FAM131A-like isoform X2, translating into MIPKSGKSPAESRKAVGIHEFAALARSSLNGISQAMRDHVTKPTSLAQGRVAHLIEWKGWPRPSDPPPSTLSHFSSYCHLSEGEKEARFAAGVAEQFAIAEAKLRAWASVDDDEEEEDFNDEDAQYDEPDQTFPRQDTSDFASFGLDSGVPRQAVIDGGEAPPPFACAGSSRDPPPAAPSDPCSALTLSPALPGDSTREEEGEEGEKEEMHGGPVKQKEVALQHGDAYLAHKEEWPRRSSRFDSCYSTSHSESPGEEEEDEEEEEEEDEDGGVFHAVRVWRCHPKGFFSDRASSGVASFDEEQEEVVEEVAEMERKWKEKEHLM; encoded by the exons ATGATTCCAAAGTCAGGAAAGTCTCCAGCAGAATCCAGGAAAGCGGTCGGCATCCATGAGTTTGCCGCTCTGGCCCGGTCGTCTCTGAACG GCATCTCTCAGGCCATGAGGGACCATGTGACCAAGCCCACATCGCTGGCCCAGGGACGGGTAGCCCACCTCATCGAGTGGAAGGGCTGGCCGAGACCCTcggaccctcccccctccaccctgtccCACTTCAGCTCCTACTGTCACCTgagcgagggggagaaggaAGCTCGCTTTGCTGCAG gtgTAGCGGAGCAGTTTGCCATCGCCGAGGCCAAGTTGCGGGCCTGGGCGTCCGTggacgacgacgaggaagaggaggacttcAACGACGAGGACGCCCAGTACGATGAACCGGATCAGACGTTCCCCAGACAGGACACCTCAG actTTGCCTCGTTCGGCCTGGATTCCGGAGTCCCACGACAGGCTGTGATTGACGGCGgcgaagccccgcccccctttgCATGCGCCGGTTCGAGCCGCGACCCACCGCCGGCCGCCCCCAGTGACCCGTGTTCCGCCCTGACCCTCTCCCCTGCTCTGCCCGGCGACAGcactagggaggaggagggggaggagggggaaaaagaggagatgcaCGGCGGCCCTGTGAAGCAGAAGGAGGTGGCCCTTCAGCACGGCGACGCCTACCTGGCCCACAAGGAGGAGTGGCCTCGCAGGAGCAGCAGGTTTGACTCCTGCTACTCCACCTCCCACTCAGAGTCcccaggagaagaggaggaggatgaagaggaggaggaggaggaggatgaggatggaggGGTGTTCCACGCGGTCAGGGTGTGGCGCTGCCACCCCAAAGGGTTCTTCTCTGACCGCGCCTCCTCGGGCGTGGCCTCCTTtgacgaggagcaggaggaggtggtggaggaggtggccgagatggagagaaagtggAAGGAAAAGGAGCATTTGATGTGA